One Torulaspora globosa chromosome 5, complete sequence DNA window includes the following coding sequences:
- the PSR1 gene encoding phosphatase (ancestral locus Anc_5.202), with translation MGFIASILCCSSDTSQHKSHWQSGQHAAGYSKGKSQTGVHNSQSNIHSTLSKSSQKMAYSSQNLSGNNGQGTANGTNRRNHNKRTGNDDRIKVSEKASDLNVGVEEEKEEANEKVKTSGSGGKKRYGNSSGDSNRRKERNERTPPLRKADYGDADDDEDKEYDDDEEEDEIGEGESVEDKARGTANTKSVEEVTNEKDKHAIYVYNGETDTSTGGSSYDQHLQQQSQTQTQLARGVGDIVVSDGGELTTTVHEGENCSSAEDTDIALQNSHTNDESADYDMAPPYEDEEEFVDLTELQLGQAHAQGYNTLLPPKTPEFKGKKCLVLDLDETLVHSSFKYLRTADFVLPVDIDDQIHNVYVIKRPGVDEFLKRVGSLYEVVVFTASVSRYGDPLLDILDKHKSVHHRLFRESCYNYEGNYIKNLSQIGRPLSEIIILDNSPASYIFHPQHAIPISSWFSDTHDNELLDIIPLLEDLSERSVPDVGKVLDVTI, from the coding sequence ATGGGATTCATAGCGTCTATTTTGTGTTGCTCTTCAGATACTTCACAACATAAGTCGCATTGGCAGTCAGGACAGCACGCAGCGGGATATAGTAAAGGGAAATCTCAGACTGGGGTGCACAACTCTCAATCGAACATTCATTCAACGTTGTCGAAGTCTTCTCAAAAGATGGCGTACTCATCCCAGAATCTATCCGGCAATAATGGACAAGGGACTGCAAATGGTACGAATAGGAGAAATCACAATAAGAGAACGGGAAATGATGACAGGATTAAAGTTAGCGAGAAAGCTTCTGATTTGAACGTCGGCgtggaggaagagaaggaggaggCCAACGAGAAGGTCAAGACTTCGGGTTCGGGTGGAAAAAAGAGGTATGGCAACTCTAGTGGGGATTCGAATAGAAGAAAAGAACGCAACGAACGAACGCCGCCTTTAAGGAAAGCAGATTATGGTGATGcagatgacgacgaagacAAGGAGtacgatgacgacgaagaggaggatgaaatAGGTGAAGGCGAAAGTGTTGAGGACAAGGCTCGGGGCACGGCGAATACCAAGTCAGTCGAGGAAGTCACTAACGAAAAGGATAAACATGCTATTTATGTATACAACGGCGAAACGGACACAAGTACTGGGGGATCTAGTTACGATCAACACCTGCAACAACAATCACAGACTCAAACACAGTTAGCTCGGGGTGTGGGTGATATAGTGGTGTCAGATGGTGGGGAGTTGACCACAACCGTGCATGAAGGCGAGAACTGCAGCAGCGCTGAAGATACCGACATAGCGTTGCAAAACAGCCATACTAATGATGAAAGTGCAGACTATGATATGGCACCACCTtatgaggatgaagaagagtttGTTGATCTCACCGAGCTGCAGCTAGGCCAGGCTCACGCTCAAGGCTACAATACGTTATTGCCCCCCAAGACTCCGGAATTCAAGGGCAAAAAATGTCTAGTATTAGATCTTGATGAGACATTGGTACactcatctttcaagtaCCTCCGCACTGCAGATTTCGTGTTACCTGTTGACATTGATGACCAAATTCACAACGTTTATGTTATCAAGAGACCCGGTGTCgatgagtttttgaaaagagTGGGCTCGCTGTATGAAGTGGTAGTCTTCACTGCTAGTGTTTCAAGGTATGGTGATCCTCTTTTGGATATCTTGGACAAGCATAAATCAGTTCATCACAGATTGTTTCGAGAGTCATGTTACAACTATGAAGGTAACTATATCAAGAATCTGTCACAGATTGGCAGACCGCTTTCCGAGATTATAATACTGGATAATTCGCCCGCCTCTTACATCTTCCATCCTCAGCACGCCATtccgatttcttcctggTTCTCAGATACCCATGACAACGAGTTGTTAGATATCATTCCTTTGCTGGAAGATCTGTCAGAGAGATCGGTACCTGATGTTGGCAAAGTGCTAGATGTAACAATATAA
- the SOF1 gene encoding rRNA-processing protein SOF1 (ancestral locus Anc_5.201) has product MKIKTIKRSADTYVPVKSTQESQLPRNLDPELHPFERAREYTKALNATKLERMFAKPFIGQLGYGHRDGVYVIAKDYQDLNKIASGSADGVIKYWNMSTRGEICSFKAHYGLVSGLCVSPQRSPLNKDQHYMLSCSDDKTVKLWSMNGDDFAGVKDDQNINSTEGLLKTFYGDHAFQGIDQHRTRSTFVTGGARIQLWDTARSKPVSDFSWGADNTTTVRFNQTETDILASSGSDNSVVLYDIRTNSPTQKIVQRLRTNAICWNPMEAFNFVIANEDHNAYYYDMRNMSRALSVFKDHVSAVMDVDFSPTGDEIVTGSYDKTIRIFKTNHGHSREVYHTKRMQHVFQVKYSMDSKYIISGSDDANVRLWRARAWERSNVKTTREKNKLEYDEKLKERFKYMPEIRRISRHRHVPKVVKKAQEIKQIELNSLKRREMNERRTRKNMPYVSERKKQIVGTVFDYEGKKKKKHSSKDEHSDEEE; this is encoded by the coding sequence ATGAAGATCAAGACGATTAAAAGGAGCGCAGATACCTATGTTCCGGTTAAAAGTACTCAAGAATCGCAGTTACCACGTAACCTGGACCCAGAATTGCATCCTTTCGAAAGAGCTCGCGAATATACCAAGGCGCTTAATGCTACAAAGTTGGAAAGGATGTTTGCGAAGCCTTTTATTGGCCAATTGGGTTATGGTCATCGCGATGGTGTCTATGTGATCGCCAAAGATTATCAAGATCTGAACAAAATAGCATCAGGATCTGCTGATGGTGTGATAAAATATTGGAACATGTCTACTAGAGGTGAGATTTGTTCTTTCAAGGCGCATTATGGGTTAGTCTCAGGACTTTGTGTTAGCCCGCAGAGATCCCCTCTGAATAAAGACCAACATTATATGTTGTCGTGCAGTGACGATAAGACGGTCAAACTGTGGTCGATGAATGGTGACGATTTTGCAGGTGTTAAAGATGACCAGAATATCAATAGCACAGAAGGgcttttgaagactttTTACGGTGACCATGCCTTTCAGGGAATCGATCAACACAGAACGAGGTCAACTTTTGTTACCGGTGGTGCTCGTATACAGCTTTGGGATACTGCCAGATCGAAACCCGTCAGTGATTTTTCCTGGGGCGCGGACAACACTACGACCGTGAGATTCAATCAAACAGAAACGGACATTCTTGCTAGCAGCGGAAGTGACAACTCAGTGGTACTTTATGACATAAGGACGAACTCGCCGACTCAAAAGATTGTGCAGCGATTGAGAACCAATGCGATCTGTTGGAACCCAATGGAGGCATTCAACTTTGTTATCGCTAACGAAGATCACAATGCGTACTACTATGATATGAGAAACATGTCTCGTGCCCTCAGCGTTTTCAAAGACCACGTTAGCGCGGTCATGGATGTCGATTTCTCTCCCACCGGTGATGAGATAGTAACGGGATCCTATGATAAGACTATCAGAATCTTTAAGACGAACCATGGCCACTCAAGGGAAGTCTACCACACCAAGCGAATGCAGCACGTCTTTCAAGTCAAGTATTCCATGGATAGCAAATACATTATTAGCGGTTCCGATGATGCTAATGTCAGACTCTGGAGAGCAAGAGCCTGGGAAAGATCCAATGTCAAGACCACCAGAGAGAAGAATAAGCTGGAATATGATGAGAAACTAAAAGAAAGATTTAAGTACATGCCTGAAATCAGAAGGATAAGTAGGCACAGACACGTTCCTAAAGTAGTAAAGAAAGCGCAAGAGATTAAACAGATTGAATTGAACtcattgaagagaaggGAGATGAATGAgagaaggacaagaaaaaacatGCCCTACGTATCAGAGAGGAAAAAACAAATCGTTGGGACAGTTTTCGACTATGAAGGtaagaaaaagaagaagcattcTAGCAAGGACGAGCATTCGGATGAGGAGGAGTAG
- a CDS encoding uncharacterized protein (ancestral locus Anc_5.200) codes for MLERIIDIAYEITSTIVIASFLVVVSLLALWHNFVTAHLTRHRDFRDTRGSKTTIIPYHDGSLRRKKSRAPAGSNSPNSSSHPSRGIDVEEDEEHNIEFDHTVHSDETRPFTGDSSHCGSDRDSALMSDARSYDNDPKRRLELEDNPFQDVLAAEDLKLVPDLKYYYKQYNIEIEEFEVETDDGFIIDLWHLKRDNNDDGHMHPVLMLHGLLQSSGSFASSGRKSLAYFLHQSGFDVWLGNNRCGLHPKWNKKILGRNKRNRWDWDMDQMVQYDLRALVESVLAKSKNEKLTLVSHSQGTTQGFMGLVNGELLYQDGYNLSERIDNFVALAPAVYPGPLLDEKAFVKFMAKGIDNPWIFGNKSFLPLMLFMRKITNGVILIPFMSYVMFNYLFDWNDSLWDRPLRDRHFLFSPVYISVKLMQWWLSPSANKISFKKGAGTLFPDSKTWFPVDNAHPVAKPEGLHMNRSRPNAADYPRFLMFIPKQDRLVDGERLINHFINHESTSIYKIWYIEEYSHLDVLWSHDVIDRVGQPLIENLRLTKQVKDSDSN; via the coding sequence ATGCTGGAACGAATAATAGACATCGCATATGAGATAACGTCGACCATTGTGATCGCATCGTTCCTTGTGGTTGTATCGCTCTTGGCATTATGGCACAACTTCGTGACAGCACATTTGACAAGACATCGAGATTTCAGAGATACCAGGGGCTCAAAAACTACAATAATACCATATCATGATGGAAGTTTAcggagaaagaaaagtAGGGCACCAGCCGGGTCGAACTCTCCGAATTCTTCGAGCCATCCGAGTCGTGGCATAGATGTagaagaagacgaggagCACAATATCGAGTTCGACCACACTGTCCACAGCGATGAAACTAGACCGTTTACTGGGGACAGCTCACATTGTGGATCCGATCGAGATTCCGCGCTCATGAGTGATGCGAGGTCATACGACAATGACCCCAAGCGTCGTCTCGAATTGGAAGACAATCCATTCCAGGATGTCTTGGCTGCAGAGGATCTGAAACTGGTCCCGGATCTAAAATACTACTACAAACAGTATAACATCGAGATCGAAGAGTTCGAAGTCGAGACCGATGACGGGTTCATCATTGACTTGTGGCATCTGAAACGCGACAACAACGACGATGGCCACATGCACCCTGTGCTGATGCTACACGGTCTCTTGCAAAGTAGTGGATCGTTCGCCTCAAGCGGACGAAAATCGCTGGCTTATTTCCTGCATCAATCTGGGTTCGACGTCTGGCTCGGCAACAATCGCTGCGGATTGCATCCCAAATGGAACAAGAAAATCTTGGGTAGAAATAAGCGCAATAGATGGGACTGGGATATGGATCAAATGGTTCAATACGATCTGAGAGCCTTGGTGGAAAGCGTGCTGGCGAAGTCGAAAAATGAGAAACTAACATTGGTGTCACATTCCCAAGGTACGACGCAAGGGTTTATGGGGCTGGTTAACGGTGAACTTCTGTACCAGGATGGTTACAATCTCAGTGAAAGGATTGACAACTTTGTTGCCCTGGCACCTGCCGTGTATCCCGGTCCTCTACTGGATGAAAAGGCTTTCGTCAAGTTTATGGCAAAAGGTATTGACAATCCCTGGATCTTTGGCAATAAAtcatttcttcctttgatgTTGTTCATGCGCAAGATCACCAACGGTGTGATCCTGATCCCATTCATGTCCTACGTGATGTTCAACTATTTGTTCGACTGGAACGACTCTCTTTGGGACAGGCCTTTGAGAGATCGTCACTTTCTGTTTTCCCCAGTTTACATCTCGGTAAAGCTCATGCAATGGTGGCTGAGCCCGAGCGCCAACAAGATCAGTTTCAAGAAGGGCGCTGGTACCTTATTCCCAGATTCCAAGACATGGTTTCCGGTCGATAACGCGCATCCCGTCGCCAAACCAGAGGGTTTACATATGAATAGATCCCGACCAAATGCAGCTGATTATCCGCGATTTTTGATGTTCATTCCAAAGCAAGATAGATTGGTCGACGGAGAAAGGTTAATAaaccatttcatcaatcacGAATCAACCTCCATATACAAAATTTGGTACATTGAGGAATACTCACATCTGGATGTGCTCTGGTCTCACGACGTGATAGATAGAGTCGGCCAGCCACTGATAGAGAACCTCAGACTCACCAAACAGGTCAAAGATTCTGATTCTAATTGA
- the IRC25 gene encoding Irc25p (ancestral locus Anc_5.199) encodes MFHRESIVSIPPALGLAGEVEISATHFSNEILLQIRYNGEMDTTYEVAPEGLRPFDERQLAGFSDTLDENEAPADDQMANYKVVAKLGDSNDAKLPVVCTQIADLYQQVILPTGVDKIGVGEAERRNLLITMSSKLWSDDTRQFERLVFILNSVKQMYI; translated from the coding sequence ATGTTTCACCGAGAGTCGATTGTTTCGATTCCACCAGCCCTGGGTTTGGCTGGTGAAGTGGAAATATCGGCAACCCATTTCAGCAATGAAATATTGCTGCAGATAAGATACAACGGTGAAATGGATACCACATACGAAGTTGCACCCGAGGGACTCAGACCTTTCGACGAAAGACAGTTGGCAGGCTTTTCGGACACATTGGATGAGAACGAAGCGCCAGCAGATGACCAAATGGCGAACTACAAGGTTGTCGCTAAGCTGGGAGACAGCAACGATGCGAAATTGCCCGTGGTATGCACGCAGATCGCAGACCTCTACCAGCAGGTGATTCTACCGACCGGCGTTGACAAGATCGGAGTCGGCGAGGCAGAGAGACGCAACCTGCTAATAACAATGAGCAGCAAGCTGTGGAGCGACGACACAAGACAGTTCGAGAGACTGGTGTTTATCCTAAACAGCGTTAAACAGATGTACATATGA
- the SDO1 gene encoding guanine nucleotide exchange factor SDO1 (ancestral locus Anc_5.198), whose translation MPINQPSGQIKLTNVSLVRLKKGKKRFEIACYQNKVQDYRKGVETDLDEVLQIHQVFVNVSKGLVASKEELKTCFGDAEPDAIIKEILTKGEIQLSERERQLMLNKINNELLTIVSAKCINPRSKKRYPPTMVHKALVELKFSPVLNKPAKLQALEAIKLLIATQIIPIARAKMKVKVSVGAADCEAIEQIRKLTANAQGASDGTVWSFLGLIDPVNYRELVAICDKKGSVQVIDMAVIDDAA comes from the coding sequence ATGCCGATCAACCAGCCGTCCGGCCAGATCAAGCTGACCAATGTGTCGCTGGTGAGACTGAAGAAGGGTAAGAAGCGGTTCGAGATCGCCTGCTACCAGAACAAGGTGCAGGACTACAGGAAGGGCGTCGAGACCGACCTCGACGAGGTGCTGCAGATCCACCAGGTGTTCGTCAACGTGTCCAAGGGCCTGGTGGCGTCCaaggaggagctgaagacGTGTTTTGGCGACGCGGAGCCCGACGCGATCATCAAGGAGATACTGACCAAGGGCGAGATCCAGCTGTCTGAGCGCGAGCGTCAGCTGatgctgaacaagatcaacaacGAGCTGCTGACCATCGTGAGTGCCAAGTGCATCAACCCGCgctcgaagaaaagatatCCTCCGACCATGGTGCACAAGGCGCTGGTGGAGTTGAAGTTCAGTCCCGTGTTGAACAAGCCTGCGAAACTGCAGGCACTGGAGGCTATAAAATTGCTAATCGCGACACAGATTATACCGATAGCCAGGGCCAAGATGAAGGTTAAGGTGTCTGTTGGCGCCGCGGACTGCGAGGCGATCGAGCAGATTCGGAAATTGACCGCGAATGCCCAGGGCGCGTCCGACGGTACCGTGTGgagctttcttggcctcaTCGATCCGGTCAACTACAGGGAGCTGGTCGCTATTTGCGACAAGAAGGGCTCTGTGCAAGTGATAGATATGGCCGTCATCGATGACGCCGCTTGA
- the IZH3 gene encoding Izh3p (ancestral locus Anc_5.197): MDPSAPLPPLLLLPPLPPLVSYYTRRRTARRPLLPPAPRDPKNFSEKKKKRSRPEIFCQTHWIYRGPRTAIWSWESVESGGRADMSESGAFARIRRRGAGMVRRVPGSGIIGNNKCYNYLVGVWGSRRLRKRGRKVVRDTQPVLESSDSFSDTSTLVNSSGSSRSSTFGASTATLLDDEWVGGCVESKELRAVEEEVCVDVREFVRAFNHTRAHELGRERHLHYYQLPFPWRENRYIIHGYRFYDSHAKSLLSVVNWYGWHNETWNIWTHLAGAGYLVYLGARDFPRSEVWRSAEVPLPAKLVVYVFLAAGLKCMCASVFWHTFNGTCCLQLRSRFACVDYTGITVLITASVLTTEFATSYESRWSLCCYLAASSVLGALGVVMNWSPKFDRPEARPLRIKFFVLLAAMGALSFVQLVVRTSWRHAARLIAPVTTKSVVWYLIGVFFYGSFIPERFRSDVVVDAAIPTELELSTNVEIVTKHRHVHFRERPTEGPYKKRCLRSLWWVDYFGCSHSLWHLFVVLGVVGHYTAILEMFGKRWIAQDII, from the coding sequence ATGGATCCATCTGCTCCGCTGCCTCCCTTGCTCCTGCTGCCACCGCTCCCTCCTCTCGTCTCTTATTATACTCGCCGTCGCACTGCTCGCCGACCGCTTCTCCCTCCCGCCCCACGTGACCCGAAAAATTTCTcggaaaagaaaaaaaagcGCTCGAGGCCTGAAATTTTCTGCCAGACGCATTGGATATATAGAGGGCCCAGGACCGCGATCTGGTCGTGGGAGTCCGTCGAGAGCGGCGGTCGAGCAGACATGAGCGAGAGCGGTGCGTTTGCGCGGATCAGGAGGCGCGGCGCCGGCATGGTGCGCCGGGTGCCGGGGTCCGGGATCATCGGCAATAACAAGTGCTATAATTACTTGGTCGGCGTGTGGGGCAGCCGGCGGCTGCGGAAGCGGGGTAGAAAGGTTGTCCGGGACACGCAGCCCGTGCTCGAGAGCAGCGACTCGTTCTCGGACACGAGCACGCTGGTCAACAGCAGCGGCAGCTCGCGGTCGAGCACCTTCGGTGCGTCGACCGCTACGCTGCTCGACGACGAGTGGGTCGGCGGCTGCGTGGAGTCGAAAGAGCTGCGGGCGgtcgaggaagaggtcTGCGTCGACGTGCGGGAGTTTGTGCGCGCGTTCAACCACACGCGCGCACACGAGCTGGGCCGCGAGCGCCACCTGCACTACTACCAGCTGCCGTTCCCCTGGCGCGAGAACCGGTACATCATCCACGGATACCGGTTCTACGACTCGCACGCCAAGTCGCTGCTGTCGGTGGTCAACTGGTACGGCTGGCACAACGAGACGTGGAACATCTGGACTCATCTTGCCGGTGCGGGGTATCTGGTGTATCTTGGGGCGCGCGACTTCCCGCGGTCGGAGGTGTGGCGGTCCGCGGAGGTGCCCCTGCCCGCGAAGCTGGTCGTGTACGTGTTTCTGGCGGCGGGGCTCAAGTGCATGTGTGCGTCTGTGTTCTGGCACACGTTCAACGGGACGTGCTGCCTGCAGCTGCGCAGCCGGTTTGCGTGCGTGGACTACACGGGGATCACCGTGCTGATCACGGCGTCGGTGCTGACGACCGAGTTTGCCACGAGCTACGAGTCGCGGTGGTCGCTGTGCTGCTACCTTGCGGCGTCTTCTGTGCTCGGCGCGCTCGGAGTGGTGATGAACTGGTCGCCCAAGTTCGACCGGCCCGAGGCGCGGCCGCTGCGGATCAAGTTCTTTGTACTGCTGGCCGCGATGGGCGCGCTGTCGTTTGTGCAGCTGGTTGTACGCACGAGCTGGCGGCACGCGGCGCGGCTGATCGCGCCCGTGACGACCAAGTCGGTCGTGTGGTATCTGATCGGGGTGTTTTTCTACGGGTCGTTCATCCCGGAACGGTTCAGAAGCGACGTGGTGGTCGACGCGGCGATACCGACCGAGCTGGAGCTGTCGACTAACGTCGAGATCGTGACGAAGCACAGACATGTGCATTTCCGGGAGCGGCCGACGGAGGGGCCGTACAAGAAGCGGTGCTTGCGGTCGCTGTGGTGGGTAGACTATTTTGGCTGCTCGCACAGTCTGTGGCATCTGTTTGTAGTTCTCGGGGTCGTTGGCCATTACACTGCGATCCTGGAGATGTTTGGCAAGCGGTGGATCGCGCAAGACATTATTTAA
- the PUF3 gene encoding mRNA-binding protein PUF3 (ancestral locus Anc_5.196): MDPWAAVDVGGGSRAGSPGGGALDAELASIVSSLSALSNPHAAPQLGGFRRSSFTETEGPRRTALSVGTAPGYGSGQRFKYVGAGGAGQYSASIGGPILSTQSPPAADGGGGFFEKFGKTLIEGTRELEQGAEPAETEEEPAEFPPRFRNIWNVAQAPVFRPGEPQYAEPPFQGGFAVEPFPFVPDGEVYAAPKRGKGGRKPRANPYLEGRKKKAGKGSSPPPQRQQGGNAGPARSPVLEEFRMNSGNRSYTLDDILGYVLEFCRDQHGSRFIQHELAAATASQREVVFNEIRDHAIELSDDVFGNYVIQKFFEYGSRTQRDVLVSQFAGKMRKLSMQMYACRVIQKALEFIEPQQRIALADELSSCVLVMIKDQNGNHVIQKAIERIPMAKLPYILDSLGGQIYHLSTHSYGCRVVQRLLEFGSERDQSRILAELKEFIPYLVQDQYGNYVIQHILQQNGAQSYPEMRATKQMIVDTVSENVVELSKHKFASNVVEKAVIYGSPAQKALIMSKILPHSESHARELEDSAPIILMMRDQFANYVVQKLVGVSEGQDKRLIVTAIRAYLDKLNKSDSMGNRHLASVEKLASLVESVKL, encoded by the coding sequence ATGGATCCATGGGCAGCGGTAGATGTAGGCGGCGGCTCGCGGGCAGGGTCGCCGGGGGGCGGGGCGCTGGACGCGGAGCTGGCGTCGATCGTTTCGTCACTGAGTGCGCTGTCGAACCCGCACGCTGCTCCGCAGCTGGGCGGgttcagaagaagcagttttACGGAGACCGAGGGCCCGCGGCGGACCGCGCTGTCGGTGGGGACGGCGCCCGGGTACGGGTCTGGCCAGCGGTTCAAGTACGTGGGGGCGGGCGGTGCGGGGCAGTACTCGGCCAGCATCGGCGGGCCGATCCTGTCGACGCAGAGCCCGCCCGCGGCAGACGGCGGGGGCGGGttctttgagaagtttgGCAAGACGCTGATCGAGGGCACGCGGGAGTTGGAGCAGGGCGCGGAGCCCGCGGAAACGGAAGAGGAGCCGGCGGAGTTTCCGCCGCGCTTCAGAAACATCTGGAACGTTGCCCAGGCGCCCGTGTTCCGGCCGGGCGAGCCGCAGTATGCGGAGCCGCCGTTCCAGGGCGGGTTCGCGGTCGAGCCGTTCCCGTTTGTGCCCGATGGCGAGGTGTATGCTGCGCCGAAGCGCGGCAAGGGCGGCAGGAAGCCGCGCGCTAACCCGTACCTGGAGggcaggaagaagaaggccGGCAAGGGCTCGTCGCCGCCGCCGCAGCGGCAGCAGGGCGGCAACGCGGGGCCCGCGAGGTCGCCCGTGTTGGAGGAGTTCCGGATGAACTCCGGGAACAGGAGCTACACCCTCGACGACATTCTCGGGTACGTGCTCGAGTTCTGCAGGGACCAGCACGGGTCGCGGTTCATCCAGCACGAGCTGGCGGCGGCGACGGCGTCGCAGCGCGAAGTGGTGTTCAACGAGATCAGAGACCACGCGATCGAGCTGAGCGACGACGTGTTTGGCAACTACGTGATCCAGAAGTTTTTCGAGTACGGTTCCCGGACGCAGCGGGACGTGCTTGTGTCGCAGTTCGCGGGCAAGATGCGCAAGCTGTCGATGCAGATGTACGCGTGCCGGGTGATCCAGAAGGCGCTCGAGTTCATCGAGCCGCAGCAGAGGATCGCGCTCGCAGACGAGCTGTCGTCGTGCGTGCTGGTGATGATCAAGGACCAAAACGGGAACCACGTGATCCAAAAGGCTATCGAACGGATCCCGATGGCAAAGCTGCCCTACATACTGGACTCGCTCGGTGGCCAGATCTACCATCTGTCGACGCACTCGTACGGGTGCCGGGTGGTGCAGCGGCTGCTGGAGTTTGGGTCGGAGCGCGATCAGTCGAGAATCCTGGCAGAGTTGAAAGAGTTTATTCCTTACCTCGTGCAGGACCAGTACGGTAACTACGTGATCCAGCACATCCTGCAGCAGAACGGCGCGCAGTCGTATCCCGAGATGAGAGCAACGAAGCAGATGATCGTCGACACGGTGTCTGAGAATGTGGTCGAACTCTCCAAGCACAAGTTTGCGTCAAACGTGGTCGAGAAAGCTGTCATCTACGGGTCTCCGGCGCAGAAGGCGCTCATCATGTCCAAGATACTCCCTCACAGCGAGTCGCACGCAAGGGAGCTGGAAGACTCGGCGCCGATAATCCTCATGATGCGCGACCAGTTCGCTAACTACGTAGTGCAGAAACTGGTTGGTGTCTCTGAGGGTCAGGACAAGAGATTGATCGTCACCGCTATCAGGGCATATCTGGACAAACTGAACAAATCAGACTCGATGGGTAACAGACACTTGGCAAGTGTGGAAAAACTCGCTTCGTTGGTCGAATCGGTTAAACTATGA
- the EMC6 gene encoding Emc6p (ancestral locus Anc_5.195), translating to MDTFASIKSDVNVAANKKRLLLLQDSTSLVVGIAAGILQLESLNGFYMFIGSFLSIGALYIIWICQLKPHKYYQSPVQEVFFEPFFRELMGFVMAWTFSYALIG from the coding sequence ATGGATACGTTTGCCAGTATCAAGAGTGATGTGAACGTTGCTGCCAATAAGAAGAGATTACTACTGTTGCAAGATAGTACGTCGCTTGTGGTGGGTATCGCTGCAGGTATACTGCAGCTCGAATCGCTGAACGGGTTTTACATGTTCATTGGTAGTTTCCTGAGTATCGGAGCCCTCTACATCATATGGATTTGTCAATTGAAGCCGCACAAGTACTATCAAAGTCCCGTCCAGGAGGTGTTTTTCGAACCGTTCTTCAGGGAATTGATGGGGTTTGTGATGGCATGGACTTTCTCCTATGCTTTAATAGGATAG
- the HGH1 gene encoding Hgh1p (ancestral locus Anc_5.194) yields MPSQLEELVSFLHSSQPAVRQIALDNLVGFSTGPTAAIFKYDNCKAIEDLKNLSQEKSKVLVQQSVTILANLCDDDQLRKLVASDEEYLEWLTWKICDLENTSADIMCVLLSNLAKEDVITKVFCFTRENTDKSLPSLDRSVFKSDKLIDCLMDCFVKGYDRKLNKYANFDFLSYFFADISRFKRGRQYFIEEQEYDGVVPLSKLLVFTEKYDCKIRREGVASTIKNSLFDSETHERILIDEQINLLPYILLPIASAKDSEIDEEDMFNLPDELQLLPEDKTRDPVPAIICSHLESILLLCTTKVGREFLRSKSVYPLIRELHKNIEDEDVADLCYRIVNVLMRGEPENDQLEELPSKAADEGDGEEEESDDEAVVEVA; encoded by the coding sequence ATGCCTAGTCAATTGGAGGAATTAGTCTCTTTTTTACACTCTTCGCAGCCTGCCGTTAGACAGATCGCCCTTGATAACCTTGTGGGATTCAGTACTGGGCCTACCGCTGCCATCTTCAAGTATGATAACTGTAAAGCCATcgaagatttgaaaaacCTGTCGCAAGAAAAATCTAAAGTGCTGGTGCAGCAGTCGGTGACTATCCTGGCCAATCTCTGCGATGATGATCAGCTTAGGAAGCTAGTTGCtagtgatgaagaatatttGGAATGGTTGACCTGGAAGATCTGTGACTTAGAGAACACCAGCGCTGATATTATGTGTGTTCTGCTGAGCAATTTAGCCAAAGAGGACGTGATTACCAAAGTATTCTGCTTTACGAGAGAGAATACGGATAAGAGCCTGCCTTCGTTGGATCGTTCTGTATTCAAGAGTGACAAGCTGATCGATTGTCTAATGGATTGTTTTGTCAAAGGCTATGATAGAAAATTGAACAAATATGCTAATTTTGATTTCCTATCGTATTTCTTTGCTGACATCTCCAGATTTAAGAGAGGCAGACAATACTTCATCGAAGAACAGGAGTACGATGGAGTGGTGCCTCTATCGAAATTACTGGTCTTTACGGAAAAGTACGACTGTAAGATTAGGAGAGAAGGTGTTGCATCTACCATTAAAAATTCTCTGTTCGACTCTGAGACTCATGAAAGGATACTGATCGATGAACAGATCAACCTTTTGCCCTACATTTTGCTGCCTATCGCCAGTGCCAAGGATTCTGAGATAGACGAGGAGGACATGTTCAACCTGCCTGATGAGCTACAGCTGTTGCCTGAGGATAAGACCAGAGATCCGGTTCCTGCCATCATCTGTAGCCATCTGGAGAGTATTCTGCTTTTGTGTACAACGAAAGTCGGTAGAGAATTTTTGAGAAGTAAATCGGTTTATCCATTGATTAGAGAGCTGCATAAGaacatcgaagatgaagatgtggCTGACTTGTGTTACAGAATTGTCAACGTCCTAATGAGGGGCGAGCCAGAAAATGACCAATTGGAAGAATTACCGTCCAAGGCCGCAGATGAAGGtgatggcgaagaagaagaatccgatgatgaagctgtCGTTGAAGTCGCATGA